In one window of Arachis ipaensis cultivar K30076 chromosome B06, Araip1.1, whole genome shotgun sequence DNA:
- the LOC110264101 gene encoding uncharacterized protein LOC110264101 produces the protein MMTTKEAEDRRKVAALMNAILNLSQSIDLKLDGPDGRIAMVESKVTTSEGMLLNILDMVQRQHEKNDMIVMVPNTEVVANSSIMPNPMGVKAHRMYTTMLSADWSADGAVLEQLMSPTVTSALGKGKGKATQQQPV, from the exons ATGATGACCACAAAGGAGGCCGAAGATAGAAGAAAGGTCGCCGCTCTCATGAATGCCATTCTAAACTTGTCTCAG AGCATAGATCTGAAGCTGGATGGGCCAGATGGTCGCATTGCAATGGTGGAGTCAAAAGTGACAACCTCAGAGGGCATGCTTCTCAACATATTGGATATGGTCCAACGACAGCATGAGAAGAACGATATGATAGTGATGGTCCCTAATACAGAAGTTGTTGCGAACTCTTCCATCATGCCCAACCCAATGGGGGTGAAGGCTCACAGAATGTATACCACCATGTTGAGTGCGGATTGGTCGGCGGATGGTGCCGTGTTAGAGCAACTGATGTCTCCTACTGTGACATCAGCATTGGGAAAGGGCAAGGGCAAGGCCACCCAGCAACAACCTGTGTAG
- the LOC107647211 gene encoding uncharacterized protein LOC107647211: MVTLYDRDNLEFTFAETTPTDSFSLGSYRVSLGYQTCDCGYFQALYFPCPHALACCAYSRLTWQPYVHQVYHLSSVFSVYRMGFTPPIPKGFWPPYDGLTVIPDPNKRRAREGRPRSTRIRTNMDKTDPNWPKRCGLCRQPGHTRRSCPQVRGSTHTGGHQ; encoded by the coding sequence ATGGTGACTTTGTACGACAGGGATAACTTGGAGTTCACCTTCGCAGAGACGACTCCCACTGATTCGTTCTCACTAGGTAGCTACAGGGTCTCACTTGGATATCAGACATGCGATTGCGGATACTTTCAGGCACTTTATTTCCCATGTCCTCACGCCCTGGCATGCTGTGCCTACTCACGGCTTACTTGGCAACCGTACGTCCACCAGGTGTATCATCTTAGTTCGGTGTTCAGTGTGTATCGGATGGggttcacacctcccattccaaAGGGTTTCTGGCCACCATATGATGGGCTGACGGTGATCCCAGACCCGAACAAGAGGCGTGCGAGGGAGGGTCGTCCCAGGTCCACTCGGATACGGACCAATATGGACAAGACAGATCCGAACTGGCCTAAGAGATGTGGCCTCTGTCGGCAACCCGGACACACACGTCGGAGTTGCCCACAGGTCAGAGGATCAACCCATACAGGGGGACATCAGTAG